The following proteins are co-located in the Candidatus Zixiibacteriota bacterium genome:
- a CDS encoding 2-oxoacid:acceptor oxidoreductase family protein: MATVLSGNAAAAWGFRLSRVLCYPYYPITPSTACSQQISRWVYDGVMEAVTINAESEHSAASQIIAAGKSVRAGTATSSKGLLYMIEVLENAAGGGIPCGLFIGNRATGAPINIWADNSDAYAMRDSGAIQIFAADAQEALDGIVQGYRIAEDPRVRLPFAVNLRGFTGTHAYEGVEIPSQESVDRYLPPFAPLYPLFDADRPVTYGAMLSAHPYRRHKRNQMAALARAIDVAAAAGRQFGEVFNRPYGLFDWIGDEKAELVVAVLGESSCAGEVVARHLQGKEGIPGVALLKIRLFSPFPGKWIADALARAGTKAVVVLDEGLNHGAVFPPLAQRVATTVHLHLGSSAPRVASVIGGLGGSEITQEHFQLMFNLADNIAAGKPYRTEPYWLDIDEDPIFVETQDRVNPKLWKKWGEIWKQQKRKAGYFAPVLSDSHEIRIYSRAGQGAITSAVGFTGAGIEHGYQLLTVPAFGSERRGAIITTDTLVNFRKEQRVRSFSRRWDVVTLYDDTILHSPEHRVLDGLKKGGTLLVNTSRLGIRKIREILKAGESDVRVLTVPASEISQRLGLSHCNMAMLGALHKAYDRVPFDAALRYYERHVPRPREASLEAIRLGFAETSDREIRKTGKERRGLSVPPEFLEWRPAMHLQESWPSPLEEIRS, encoded by the coding sequence GTGGCAACGGTGCTGTCAGGAAACGCAGCGGCGGCCTGGGGATTCAGGCTCTCCCGAGTCCTGTGCTATCCCTACTATCCCATCACTCCTTCCACCGCCTGCTCGCAGCAGATCTCCCGTTGGGTCTATGACGGGGTGATGGAAGCGGTGACGATCAACGCCGAGTCGGAGCACAGCGCCGCCAGCCAGATCATCGCGGCGGGCAAGAGCGTCAGAGCCGGCACCGCCACGTCTTCGAAGGGCCTCCTCTACATGATCGAGGTGCTGGAGAACGCCGCCGGCGGCGGCATCCCGTGCGGTCTGTTCATCGGCAACCGCGCGACCGGCGCCCCCATCAACATCTGGGCGGACAACTCGGACGCCTACGCCATGCGGGACAGCGGCGCCATCCAGATCTTCGCCGCCGACGCCCAGGAGGCGCTCGACGGCATCGTTCAGGGGTACCGTATCGCCGAAGACCCTCGGGTGCGGCTTCCTTTCGCCGTGAACCTCAGAGGATTTACCGGGACGCACGCCTACGAGGGAGTCGAGATTCCCTCGCAGGAGTCGGTGGACCGCTATCTTCCGCCGTTCGCTCCGCTCTATCCGCTGTTCGACGCCGACCGTCCGGTCACCTACGGCGCGATGCTCTCGGCTCATCCCTATCGCAGGCACAAACGAAACCAGATGGCCGCGCTCGCCCGCGCGATCGACGTGGCCGCGGCCGCGGGAAGGCAGTTCGGCGAGGTCTTCAACCGGCCCTACGGCCTCTTCGACTGGATCGGCGACGAAAAGGCCGAGCTGGTGGTCGCCGTTCTCGGCGAATCCTCGTGCGCCGGCGAGGTCGTCGCCAGACACCTCCAGGGCAAAGAGGGCATTCCAGGGGTGGCGCTTCTCAAGATCCGGCTGTTCTCGCCTTTTCCCGGAAAGTGGATCGCCGACGCCCTGGCGCGCGCGGGAACGAAGGCGGTGGTGGTGCTGGACGAAGGATTGAACCACGGCGCCGTTTTTCCGCCCCTGGCGCAGCGGGTGGCGACGACGGTCCACCTGCACCTGGGAAGCAGTGCTCCCAGGGTCGCCAGCGTCATCGGCGGCCTGGGGGGAAGCGAGATTACCCAGGAACATTTTCAGCTCATGTTCAATCTGGCGGACAACATCGCAGCCGGAAAGCCTTACCGCACCGAGCCCTACTGGCTCGACATCGACGAAGACCCGATCTTCGTCGAGACCCAGGACCGAGTGAATCCGAAGCTCTGGAAGAAGTGGGGCGAGATCTGGAAGCAGCAGAAGCGCAAGGCCGGGTATTTTGCGCCGGTTTTGTCCGACAGCCACGAGATCCGCATTTACAGCCGGGCCGGTCAGGGAGCGATCACCTCCGCGGTCGGCTTCACCGGCGCCGGAATCGAGCACGGCTACCAGCTTCTCACCGTTCCCGCGTTCGGCTCCGAGCGCCGAGGGGCGATCATCACGACGGACACGTTGGTGAACTTCCGCAAAGAGCAGAGGGTCCGCTCCTTCAGCCGGCGATGGGACGTCGTGACGCTCTACGACGACACGATACTCCACTCGCCCGAGCACCGGGTGCTTGACGGCCTGAAGAAAGGAGGGACGCTTCTCGTCAACACCTCGCGCCTCGGGATCAGGAAGATTCGCGAGATCCTGAAAGCGGGCGAATCCGACGTCCGGGTGCTGACCGTTCCAGCGAGCGAGATCTCGCAACGCCTGGGGCTGAGCCACTGCAACATGGCGATGCTCGGGGCGCTCCACAAAGCTTACGACAGGGTGCCGTTCGACGCGGCCCTTCGATACTACGAGCGCCACGTTCCCAGGCCGCGCGAGGCGAGCCTCGAGGCGATTCGCCTGGGCTTTGCGGAGACTTCGGATCGCGAGATCAGGAAAACGGGCAAGGAGCGGCGAGGTCTCTCCGTTCCCCCGGAGTTCCTCGAGTGGCGGCCGGCGATGCACCTCCAGGAGAGCTGGCCGTCCCCTCTGGAGGAGATCCGGTCCTGA
- a CDS encoding thiamine pyrophosphate-dependent enzyme has protein sequence MMHRVLFNRAIGPNPHSFLLPEPVRDVGDYGAIPTSGLTSGHQGCIGCGMVTGTNQLLRAMKLTGRHVVASIGTGCNEVITTQNTSCWGAVSVDHNNFPNTGATLSGNIAALRALARTGVLREQDFVNVGIAGDGGTYDIGLQAFLAWIARGENGVYVCLNNQAYMNTGVQGSGATPFGATTSTTPFGKAIRGNQRRPQYLLDLAIAAGAAYAASACPLFHRDLMIKAQKAAAIEGPCVLEIYSVCPEGWKSDTDVFHEITELALETRSWVLYEAERQRGDNTVLFTLNYVPKRFLPVSEYLKLQERFAGMSAFPDMVREAQAIIDARWAFWEPVLEANGIRWKESAHAS, from the coding sequence ATGATGCATAGAGTGCTGTTCAACCGCGCGATCGGTCCCAATCCTCACAGCTTTCTCCTTCCCGAACCGGTGCGCGACGTCGGCGACTACGGCGCGATCCCGACCTCGGGGCTGACCTCGGGCCATCAGGGGTGCATCGGCTGCGGCATGGTCACGGGAACGAACCAGCTGTTGCGCGCAATGAAGCTTACCGGCAGGCACGTGGTCGCCAGCATCGGAACCGGCTGCAACGAGGTCATCACCACGCAAAACACCTCCTGCTGGGGCGCCGTCTCGGTCGATCACAACAATTTTCCCAACACCGGAGCGACGCTGAGCGGCAACATTGCGGCGCTCAGAGCGCTCGCCCGCACGGGCGTCCTCCGCGAGCAGGATTTCGTCAACGTCGGCATCGCCGGCGACGGCGGCACCTACGACATCGGGTTACAGGCCTTTCTGGCATGGATCGCGCGCGGGGAAAACGGCGTCTACGTCTGCCTGAACAACCAGGCCTACATGAACACCGGGGTCCAGGGATCGGGGGCGACGCCGTTCGGCGCGACGACGTCGACGACGCCGTTCGGCAAAGCGATTCGCGGCAACCAGCGCCGGCCGCAATATCTTCTCGACCTGGCGATCGCCGCAGGCGCCGCCTACGCGGCGTCGGCCTGTCCGCTCTTTCACCGTGATTTGATGATCAAGGCGCAGAAGGCCGCCGCGATCGAAGGTCCGTGCGTGCTCGAGATCTATTCGGTCTGCCCCGAGGGCTGGAAGAGCGATACCGACGTGTTTCACGAGATCACCGAGTTGGCGCTGGAGACCCGTTCCTGGGTCCTCTACGAGGCCGAGCGCCAGCGCGGCGACAACACGGTGCTCTTCACTCTCAACTATGTCCCGAAAAGATTTCTTCCGGTTTCCGAGTACCTGAAGCTCCAGGAACGGTTCGCCGGGATGAGCGCCTTTCCGGACATGGTTCGGGAAGCGCAGGCGATCATCGACGCCCGCTGGGCTTTCTGGGAGCCCGTGCTCGAGGCCAACGGCATCCGCTGGAAGGAAAGCGCCCATGCATCCTGA